The Stenotrophomonas sp. NA06056 genome segment CGCTGGTCGGCGGTGTCTTCGGCGCACCTTCGCTTTCCTCGCCCAGGAACTGGCCGTAGCGCAGGCGCAGGATGCGCTGGTCGACACCGATCGCATCGCTGCGCTTCACGAAGTCCCCGGCGGCCAGGCTGCGTCGCTGCCGGATCAGGGCTTCGGCATCGATGATGATCTGCCGCTGGCTGCGGAAGTACGCAGGCAGGGTCTTCTTGATGCGGCCTTCGAGCTCTGCACCGAGCGCAACTTCGGCGCTGGGCATGCGCAGGATCACGCTGCTGCTGCGCCCGGTCTGTGGCGTGGGTGCGTGATTGTCGCGCACCTCCAGCTGGGCGATCACATCGTTGCCGGGCTGCGCGCCCAGCGCAGCCAGATCAAGCGTGTGGGCGAAACGTCGCGCCGTGGCTTCACCGCTGCCGGCAAGCCTGACGCTGCGTTTCACGAAGGTGATGTTCTCCCCGCTGCCCTGGGTGGTGGTGATCGACAGCGTTGCCTGCGCCGCGACACCGTAATCGTCGCTGGCTTCGAAGCGTAGTGCCCACTGCCGTTGCCCCGGCGTACCCAGCTCCAGGCTGGCCGTGGGCTCCAGTACGCGCACGCTGGGTGCACGGTCGGCCACCACATCCAGCCGATGCAGGCGGGTTTCTGCCAGTGCCGGTTCGCTCACCACGCGGTACAGCACTGGCGTGCGTGCCACATCCTGCGCCTGCCACTGCCCTTCGTGCTCGCTGAGTGGCAACCGGCGACCATCGTGGAACTGCAGCCATGCCTTGTCCGGTGCGCGGTCGAAGCGCAGCGACCAGGACAGTCGGCTGTCGGCGGCGACCTTGGCGTCCAGCGCATTCTGGGTATGCGTGGCCTGGCCGGTATAGGCCGGCGCGTCGATACGCAGGCGGGTGGACTGCAGGCGCAGTGGGCCCGCGGCAGCAGCGCTGCCAGGCGCCGGCGTGCGGGCAGGCGCGGAACCGGGGTTCGAACGTGGCCAGCCCAGTGCCAGCACAACAATGGCCAGGCCTGCGATCCAGCACAGCGCCAGTGCTACACGCGGCCAGCGTGGACGTAGCTCCGGCATCGCGCGTTCCAGCGTGGCCAGCACATGCGCGCGCTGGCGCTGCTGCAGTGGATTGAGCGTTGCGACATCGGCGAACAGCAGGTCGGCACTGTCCTCGCTGGCACCGCTGCCATCGAGCTGGCGCCGCAACCACTGCGGGTCCAGCTGGCGGGCACGCGCTGTGGCGAGGGCCGCACACACGAGCAGGCTGACCGTGCCGACCACGCAGGCGATATCGAAGCCCGCCAGGCGCAGCGCGAGCACCGTCGCGGCCAGCGCCCACGGCAGGCCCAGCAGCAGGGTGGTGAGCGCTCGGCGGCGGCGTGCGCGTTGCCAGGCGTGCTGCAGTGTGTTCATGCGGCCACCCTGCGCTGGGCACTGCTCGCCATCCAGCGTTCCAGCGCGAACAGCAGCACGATGGCCAGCAACAGCCAAGGCGTCGGCTCACGCAGCGGTGGTGTTGCAGCAGGCAATACGGCCCTTTGCGGTGCCTGGTCACGTGCATCGCCCAGGCGCGGGGCCGTGGGCGGTTGCAGCGCCAGCAGCAGGGCACGCGGCAACTGCGGATCGCGCAGCGCGGCGTTGCTCGCGGTATTCCAGTCGCCCGGCAGCGCCAACAGATAGCCGTGGCCGATGCGTTGCTGCCACAGCAGCGGTACGCCCTCGGCGTCGCGCAGCACGACGCGGGCGCTGGCAGCGGGCTTGCCGGCAGTCATGACACGACCGCCGTCGCGCAGCCACGTCTGCCAGGCCACTGGCAGTGCATCGTTGCGGCTCCACACGCCGATCTCGCCGCGTTCTGGCACAGCATTCCCCGCCAAAGGCGAGGGCATTGCCTGCACGCCCCATGCAGTTTGCAGTGCATTCAACCAGTGCTCGGCAGTGGCGGGCGCCTGGCTGTGCACGCGTAGTCGAGGCAGTGCGGCTGCAATCTGCGGCGGTGTGACCGACATCGGCTGCGTGTGCCACTGCACCTTGCGCGACAACTGCAGGCGGGCGCCATCAAGGCCGGGCAAGGGATCGGGTATGTGTACGGTCAGCGCGGTGCCGGCCGGCAGCTGCGCATCCAGCTCGCGCAGCAGGCTGGGCAGGGAAGCAGCATCTACCGGCGTGGGCTGTTCGATGCTCGGAAAGCCCGGTGCCAGCCAATGCCAATCGCGTAAATCGGCGCTTCCG includes the following:
- a CDS encoding BatA domain-containing protein yields the protein MSLLFPLGLAALTAWLLPLLIHLARRHPYTPLDFAALRWLRAQVRPRQRIRFDDWPLLLVRLLLLAALALLLARPALTGPAPVPAAWTVVAPGLDATALRGSADLRDWHWLAPGFPSIEQPTPVDAASLPSLLRELDAQLPAGTALTVHIPDPLPGLDGARLQLSRKVQWHTQPMSVTPPQIAAALPRLRVHSQAPATAEHWLNALQTAWGVQAMPSPLAGNAVPERGEIGVWSRNDALPVAWQTWLRDGGRVMTAGKPAASARVVLRDAEGVPLLWQQRIGHGYLLALPGDWNTASNAALRDPQLPRALLLALQPPTAPRLGDARDQAPQRAVLPAATPPLREPTPWLLLAIVLLFALERWMASSAQRRVAA